The Drosophila bipectinata strain 14024-0381.07 chromosome 3L, DbipHiC1v2, whole genome shotgun sequence region AAACATTCGACggcagctgctgccgctgagctgacaataatttttatggccaaaacgTGACCAGCATTGCCAAGCCCCCGATTGTCCCGCCAGCAGGTTGTGGCCCTTTGTTTGTATGCCACTTGTAAATCCAATTAGCCGACGCCCAAAAACAATGACTTTGTAACTTCAGTTTAGTTTGATTTTATTGTAAAATACCTAAACCAGAACCGGAGCGGCGGGCAAGGCGTTGTAGGCCAGAGGGCTGGAGTAGGCCAGGGGAGCAGCCAAAGGGGCAGCGATAGGGGCAGCAAGGGGGGCTGCGTACTTAGCGATCACGGGAGCTGCCACCTGGGCGACAACTGGAGCAGCTGCGATTCCATTGTAGTTCCTGGCGATCACCTGGCTGCTGGTGGCAGTCACAACTGGGCCAGGAGCAGCAACCACGGCGGCAGGAGCGGTGTAAGCCAGAGGAGCGGAGTAGGCCAGAGGCGCAGTGTAGGCCAGAGGTGCTCCCAGGAGTCCTGGCTTGGCAGCAGCACAGGCGACAATAGCAAGGATGACAACAGCCTAAAGATAGAAACAATATTAAATTACTTTCTCCATGTTTTCCGCGCCAAAACACTCACGGATTTGAACATGTTGATGTTTGCTTTGTTTTGAAGTTTGCGGCTCGAAAACTTGAACTTGTC contains the following coding sequences:
- the LOC108132598 gene encoding cuticle protein 70, isoforms A and B-like translates to MVSDKFKFSSRKLQNKANINMFKSAVVILAIVACAAAKPGLLGAPLAYTAPLAYSAPLAYTAPAAVVAAPGPVVTATSSQVIARNYNGIAAAPVVAQVAAPVIAKYAAPLAAPIAAPLAAPLAYSSPLAYNALPAAPVLV